The following proteins come from a genomic window of Halorussus halophilus:
- a CDS encoding ArnT family glycosyltransferase, with protein MNRRRFRLFSGALSVLAGVTVFLVAFELFPYHTTNHDEGVYLQQAAMLLEGQLSVWPPVPEAFRPWFFVRDGARLYPKYAPVPAAMFAVGKVLGEFRLALALVAAGNVALLSAVVTEAFDRRTGIVAAVLFAASPLFLINSAAFLPYAPTTFWNLLFAFAYLRAAKTQSRRYAALAGIAVGVAFFSRPYTAVLFAAPFIAHALYSLVREFSRERLTRLSVTAAFGLLGVVAALAYNAAVTGSPFTFPYEAFAPQDGLGFGHREILGYSRNYTPELALRANAEVVSLFFTEWVVGGPLGTLLAAVGLGVFLRREWVGEVDFRGAWRSLRIPRGLVDASNFEFTETQARAILAGLFLSIVAGNVYFWGNLNVLGSLADPNDGLVDTLGPYYHFDLLVPTAVFAAHGALATTDRLSTALSRRSIRPRTATLAIASLGVLLLATSTGAVLAPTVQENAAITDEYEAAYQPFEQRDLSNSVVFLPTPYGDWLNHPFQHLRNGPDFDGETVYALDDGGDSLAVAEAYPNRTYYRYVYRGQWAPYSGEPVEPALQRVHVARGDALALRTTVGVPAHADRVSARVSTESGTAYYAVNGTPANLSTRIVVENGTARLAGSAVLPVGGNATVPVAREDEVVVQLFVSDATGGGFTYRLELPVRRANGTVSALSPYREVCFDPVTCNGEAAYVKGSVPDDVRMETILRAVRNETAS; from the coding sequence TTTCCGTACCACACGACCAACCACGACGAGGGCGTCTATCTCCAGCAGGCCGCGATGCTACTGGAGGGTCAGCTCTCTGTCTGGCCGCCTGTGCCGGAGGCGTTTCGCCCGTGGTTCTTCGTGCGTGACGGCGCACGACTGTATCCGAAGTACGCGCCCGTCCCGGCGGCGATGTTCGCGGTGGGCAAGGTATTGGGAGAATTTCGCCTCGCACTCGCGCTCGTCGCCGCAGGCAACGTGGCGTTGCTGTCTGCGGTCGTCACAGAGGCGTTCGACCGCAGAACCGGAATCGTTGCGGCCGTACTCTTCGCCGCCTCGCCGCTCTTTTTGATCAACTCCGCGGCGTTCCTGCCGTATGCGCCGACGACGTTCTGGAACCTGCTGTTCGCGTTCGCGTACCTTCGAGCGGCGAAGACGCAGAGCCGTCGCTACGCGGCGCTCGCCGGTATCGCCGTCGGCGTCGCCTTCTTCTCGCGGCCCTACACAGCAGTGCTGTTCGCCGCGCCGTTCATCGCCCACGCACTCTACTCGTTGGTGCGAGAGTTCTCTCGCGAGCGACTGACCCGACTCTCGGTCACGGCCGCGTTCGGACTCCTTGGCGTCGTCGCCGCACTGGCCTACAACGCCGCCGTGACGGGGTCGCCGTTTACCTTCCCCTACGAGGCGTTCGCACCCCAAGACGGTCTCGGCTTCGGACACCGCGAGATTCTGGGCTACAGTCGGAACTACACGCCGGAACTCGCACTCCGGGCGAACGCCGAAGTCGTCTCGCTGTTCTTTACGGAGTGGGTGGTCGGTGGTCCGCTCGGCACGCTCCTCGCGGCGGTCGGACTCGGTGTGTTCCTGCGGCGCGAGTGGGTTGGCGAGGTCGATTTCCGGGGCGCGTGGCGTTCGCTTCGAATCCCGCGCGGCTTGGTGGACGCCTCGAACTTCGAGTTCACCGAGACGCAAGCGAGAGCCATCCTCGCAGGGCTGTTCCTCTCTATCGTCGCGGGCAACGTCTACTTCTGGGGGAACTTGAACGTCCTCGGGAGTCTGGCGGACCCGAACGACGGCCTCGTAGACACGCTCGGACCGTACTACCACTTCGACCTGCTCGTGCCGACCGCGGTGTTCGCGGCCCACGGCGCGCTCGCGACGACCGACCGACTCTCGACTGCTCTTTCGCGTCGCTCGATTCGTCCCCGGACCGCGACCCTCGCAATCGCCTCCCTCGGCGTTCTCTTGCTCGCGACGTCCACCGGCGCAGTCCTCGCACCCACGGTGCAGGAGAACGCCGCCATCACCGACGAGTACGAGGCGGCCTACCAGCCGTTCGAACAGCGCGACCTCTCGAATTCGGTGGTGTTTCTCCCGACGCCGTACGGCGATTGGCTCAATCACCCGTTCCAACATCTCCGGAACGGTCCCGACTTCGATGGCGAGACGGTGTACGCGCTGGACGACGGCGGCGACAGTCTCGCAGTCGCCGAGGCGTACCCGAACCGTACCTACTATAGATACGTCTATCGAGGGCAGTGGGCACCGTACTCGGGCGAACCGGTCGAACCTGCGCTCCAGCGCGTTCACGTTGCCCGCGGCGACGCGCTCGCGCTTCGGACGACGGTTGGCGTGCCAGCGCACGCCGACCGCGTGTCTGCACGGGTCTCCACCGAATCGGGCACCGCCTACTACGCAGTAAACGGCACGCCAGCGAACCTCTCGACCCGCATCGTCGTCGAGAACGGGACCGCTCGTCTCGCCGGGTCGGCAGTCTTGCCAGTCGGCGGCAACGCGACGGTGCCGGTCGCCCGCGAAGACGAAGTGGTCGTCCAACTGTTCGTCAGCGACGCCACTGGCGGCGGGTTCACCTACCGGCTCGAACTCCCGGTCAGGCGCGCGAACGGGACTGTTTCGGCGCTCTCACCGTACCGCGAGGTCTGCTTCGACCCGGTCACCTGCAACGGCGAAGCCGCCTACGTCAAGGGTTCGGTCCCGGACGACGTTCGGATGGAGACGATTCTCCGTGCGGTTCGGAACGAGACTGCGTCGTGA
- a CDS encoding dolichyl-phosphate hexose transferase: MDEYTFDDVSVVMGTYNEEAAIATVLEDIEAVTDGRAEVVCVDGSSDRTPEIAREHGARVVRQEPQGYGVAVKEAVLTPDRPVVVTTDCDDTYPMEQLPQFLDAINAGYDVVSGDRLYWGAEAMPDMNRWGNRAFAALASLLMGQLVHDTTTGMRAYRRDLLHDIEWTENTGLSAELLIRPLMRGYDVREVPIEYDERAGETKLDPIAGGAAIAKSIVKVCLEERRRPD; the protein is encoded by the coding sequence ATCGACGAGTACACCTTCGACGACGTGAGCGTCGTCATGGGGACGTACAACGAAGAAGCCGCGATAGCGACGGTGCTCGAAGACATCGAAGCTGTGACCGACGGCCGCGCCGAGGTGGTCTGCGTCGATGGCTCCTCCGACCGGACCCCCGAAATCGCCCGCGAACACGGTGCGCGAGTCGTTCGGCAAGAGCCACAGGGGTACGGCGTCGCCGTCAAGGAGGCAGTGCTGACGCCCGACCGGCCGGTCGTGGTGACGACCGACTGCGACGACACCTATCCGATGGAACAACTCCCCCAGTTCCTCGACGCCATCAACGCTGGCTACGACGTGGTCAGCGGCGACCGACTCTACTGGGGTGCCGAAGCCATGCCGGACATGAACCGCTGGGGGAATCGTGCGTTCGCCGCGCTGGCGAGTCTCCTGATGGGTCAACTCGTCCACGACACGACGACGGGTATGCGAGCGTATCGCCGCGACCTGCTCCACGACATCGAGTGGACCGAGAACACCGGACTCTCCGCCGAACTACTGATTCGGCCGCTGATGCGCGGCTACGACGTGCGCGAAGTTCCTATCGAGTACGACGAGCGCGCGGGCGAGACTAAGTTGGACCCGATCGCGGGCGGCGCGGCGATCGCGAAGTCCATCGTGAAGGTGTGTCTGGAAGAGCGACGGAGACCGGACTGA